One Sphingomonas endolithica DNA segment encodes these proteins:
- a CDS encoding DUF4142 domain-containing protein, whose protein sequence is MIARVLTTIATLAATPCAAQLASLPAGPGELATPAPPDAPTADHATQPREFTQAITPPPPAPPVTSAAKPFLFLAGESDIFEISSSQIALQRSQSPDVRRYAVMLIQHHTLTTNQALAAAKTAGMLPPTPVLQPDERDQITRLIAVDAAGFDREYLSQQVPAHEAALALHQAYAQSGDTPQLRTVAQGAVPIVTGHLEEARKLLGAKH, encoded by the coding sequence GTGATCGCGCGCGTCCTCACCACCATCGCTACCCTGGCGGCGACGCCATGCGCGGCTCAGCTGGCTTCCCTGCCCGCCGGACCTGGAGAGCTCGCCACGCCTGCTCCACCCGACGCACCGACCGCCGACCACGCCACCCAGCCTCGCGAGTTCACCCAGGCGATCACCCCGCCGCCGCCGGCGCCGCCTGTCACGAGCGCGGCCAAGCCGTTCCTGTTCCTTGCTGGCGAAAGCGACATCTTCGAGATCAGTTCCAGCCAGATCGCACTACAGCGCTCGCAGAGCCCAGACGTGCGGCGCTATGCGGTGATGCTGATCCAGCATCATACGCTCACCACCAACCAAGCGCTCGCTGCTGCGAAGACGGCCGGAATGTTACCGCCCACGCCCGTGCTCCAGCCCGACGAGCGCGACCAGATTACCCGGCTGATCGCGGTCGATGCAGCCGGGTTCGATCGCGAATACCTGTCGCAGCAGGTGCCCGCGCATGAGGCCGCGCTTGCTCTGCACCAGGCCTATGCGCAAAGCGGCGACACGCCCCAGCTGCGGACGGTGGCTCAGGGCGCTGTTCCTATCGTTACTGGGCATTTGGAGGAGGCGCGTAAGCTGCTCGGCGCGAAGCACTGA
- a CDS encoding PAS domain S-box protein translates to MCIRIDAFERLIAFVEKHESWQLDEAIIALLFVGAASLFLFARRSRELHLEVFQRQTAKLETAELTAEALSAGANERRFLEEAVRANEQRLQSILETAHQAIVTINQHGTISGWNRHAELTFGWKAHEVTGRILSEIIVPPELRAAHDVGLARYMSSRAARLIGSRIEVTALRRNGEVFPIELALSATNIGDEWQFTSLIQDISERRAQTELFENAFDHAPIGMALVALDGSLLKLNSAFCDLIGYEHAEATTLDFQTITHPDDLAGDLHLLEKLIAGDIPSYQLEKRYIRKSGRVVWVRLSASLVLGSDGAPKHLIAQIQDLSAERESEDRYRLLADTASDMVGLYSVRGRCSYMSPSSEKILGYAPEALTGKTVFGFMPPEEREPMAKATATLQAAPVGTTVTHLTRLRHKDGHLVHIEIGMRLAASEHGALHIVSACRDVTARVEATEALEERTRELIRANIVAEHSAAVIQEAQALFKGIFESSPDVNIVYDLAGNTFTMNTMNEAAERSLGFTIAEVRGKELRDLFPPARAQRAKHNMEEAIALGEGRHTAEERTASGNDVIFDVRVLPLHDAAGEVRRVFVGKRDVTELKRAEVAALQANVLMHTAEKIAHMGYCTLDLITQEVSWSNELWGMLELDPQHHVPSIDQLIERRHPEDSEKAAEAMANAIASGAHDYESSYRLLLPSGKVRHILARGTIRREGGVALGVFGVLLDVSELRRAEEKARESDMRYRLMAENSSDVIVTSDLEGRTTFVSPSSVAVTGYTSVERMGHQPANITHPDDIVELLATFRRLKGGTTGERVRWRLWHKTEARWVWVESSPALLRDPGTQAVTGYLDVIRDVTAQKEQENALAAAKLAAEEAMHSKEHFLANMSHELRTPLNSIIGFSRLLNESNGLDPEVRRRVGLVHSAGLALHAVIDNVLDFSKLEADKLVLDCGAFDVDAFFTNTVSLLEPQAASRDVRLHVDVDPCLPTKLVGDSGRLRQILLNLLSNAVKFTQNGSVTTRVKLVERQDHDARLRIEVIDTGGGIAEDKLAMLFNRFVQATASVSRHYGGTGLGLAISRQLVSLMGGEIGVTSKIGTGSTFWFEITLPIADALEGSENEVPARGPLSLTGKRILVVDDVDLNRELMLAMLSPYGCTVQLAEDGLEALTVLETQSFDLILMDCQMPVMDGFAATRAIRQQTGATAKMPIVALTASAQPQHLARCRAAGMNEHLTKPLSPNALEEVLQRYLGETAESEPAPEPEGAPRANLTLRERYAVRRTATLEALDALIRAGRFTDTEVSEVAKMAHNLAGTAGMFGEAELGDAAAELDAGIGSWPHEDRAERIRASSDMMHQIVRRSA, encoded by the coding sequence TTGTGCATTAGGATCGACGCGTTCGAGCGTCTCATTGCCTTTGTCGAAAAACATGAATCATGGCAGCTGGACGAGGCGATCATCGCCTTGCTTTTCGTTGGCGCGGCCTCCCTTTTCCTGTTCGCGCGACGGTCGCGTGAACTGCACCTGGAGGTGTTCCAGCGGCAGACGGCCAAACTCGAAACCGCGGAGCTTACCGCCGAGGCGCTTTCGGCTGGAGCGAATGAACGCCGCTTTCTGGAAGAAGCTGTGCGCGCCAACGAGCAGCGCCTCCAGAGCATCCTGGAGACCGCGCACCAGGCGATCGTCACGATCAATCAACACGGCACAATCAGCGGCTGGAACCGTCACGCAGAACTGACCTTCGGTTGGAAGGCCCACGAGGTAACAGGGCGGATCCTCTCCGAAATCATAGTACCGCCTGAACTACGCGCGGCACACGACGTCGGTTTAGCGCGCTACATGTCGAGCCGGGCCGCGCGCTTGATCGGAAGCCGAATTGAAGTCACTGCGCTGCGCCGGAACGGCGAGGTTTTTCCCATCGAGCTTGCGCTCAGCGCCACCAACATCGGCGACGAATGGCAGTTCACCTCTCTGATACAGGATATCTCTGAGCGGCGCGCTCAGACCGAGTTGTTCGAAAACGCTTTTGATCATGCACCGATCGGAATGGCGCTGGTGGCGCTGGACGGTAGTCTCTTGAAGTTGAACTCAGCCTTTTGCGACCTGATCGGCTATGAGCATGCTGAAGCTACTACGCTAGATTTTCAGACGATTACCCATCCCGACGATCTGGCAGGTGATCTACATCTGTTGGAAAAACTGATCGCCGGTGACATCCCGTCATACCAGCTGGAGAAGCGGTATATCCGCAAGAGCGGCCGGGTCGTATGGGTGCGATTGTCGGCATCTCTGGTGCTGGGAAGCGATGGCGCGCCTAAACATCTAATCGCTCAGATCCAGGATCTTTCGGCGGAACGCGAGTCCGAAGACCGCTATCGCCTGCTGGCGGACACTGCGAGCGACATGGTCGGCCTATATTCAGTACGCGGCCGTTGCTCCTACATGTCACCGTCAAGCGAGAAGATACTGGGTTATGCGCCGGAAGCGTTGACCGGCAAGACGGTGTTCGGCTTTATGCCACCCGAAGAGCGCGAGCCGATGGCGAAAGCGACCGCGACGCTGCAAGCCGCACCCGTGGGCACCACGGTGACGCACCTGACCCGGTTGCGCCACAAAGACGGCCATCTCGTCCACATCGAAATTGGTATGCGCTTGGCAGCCAGCGAGCATGGCGCGCTGCACATCGTCTCGGCATGCCGAGACGTCACGGCTCGTGTGGAGGCGACGGAAGCCCTGGAGGAACGTACACGGGAGCTCATTCGCGCAAACATCGTCGCTGAACATTCGGCGGCCGTGATCCAGGAAGCTCAGGCGCTCTTCAAGGGCATCTTCGAGAGTTCGCCCGACGTAAACATCGTCTACGACCTAGCGGGCAACACGTTTACGATGAACACGATGAACGAAGCTGCGGAACGGTCGCTGGGGTTCACCATCGCAGAGGTGCGAGGGAAGGAACTTCGGGATTTGTTCCCCCCGGCACGCGCGCAGCGCGCGAAGCATAATATGGAAGAGGCAATCGCTCTGGGAGAAGGGCGGCACACGGCCGAGGAGCGAACCGCTTCGGGGAACGACGTGATCTTCGATGTCAGGGTGTTGCCGTTGCATGACGCCGCCGGCGAGGTCCGCCGCGTCTTTGTCGGCAAGCGTGACGTCACCGAGCTGAAGCGCGCTGAGGTGGCCGCACTGCAGGCGAACGTGCTCATGCACACCGCCGAGAAGATCGCGCATATGGGCTACTGCACGCTCGACCTCATCACGCAGGAGGTGAGCTGGTCAAACGAGCTCTGGGGCATGCTCGAACTCGATCCGCAACACCACGTCCCCAGCATCGACCAGCTGATCGAGCGTCGCCATCCTGAGGATAGCGAAAAGGCAGCCGAAGCGATGGCAAATGCAATCGCCAGTGGCGCGCATGACTATGAGAGCAGCTATCGCCTACTATTGCCCAGCGGCAAGGTCCGCCACATTCTCGCGCGAGGGACGATCCGCCGCGAAGGAGGTGTCGCGCTCGGCGTTTTCGGCGTGCTGCTCGATGTGTCGGAACTCAGGCGCGCCGAGGAGAAGGCGCGTGAAAGCGACATGCGATACCGGCTGATGGCCGAGAATTCTAGTGACGTCATCGTCACCAGCGACCTCGAGGGCCGTACGACGTTCGTCTCGCCATCGTCGGTCGCGGTTACCGGATACACCAGCGTGGAGCGCATGGGCCACCAGCCCGCAAACATCACGCACCCCGACGATATTGTGGAGTTACTGGCGACCTTCCGCAGGCTGAAGGGCGGCACGACGGGAGAGCGAGTCCGCTGGCGCTTGTGGCACAAGACCGAGGCGCGCTGGGTATGGGTAGAATCAAGTCCGGCACTGCTGCGCGATCCCGGGACGCAGGCGGTAACCGGCTATCTCGACGTCATTCGCGATGTGACCGCCCAGAAGGAGCAGGAGAATGCATTGGCCGCGGCCAAGCTCGCCGCGGAAGAGGCAATGCACTCCAAGGAGCACTTCCTGGCAAATATGAGCCACGAACTCCGCACCCCGCTCAACAGCATTATCGGCTTTTCCCGCCTGCTCAACGAAAGCAATGGGCTAGATCCGGAAGTTCGGCGCAGGGTTGGGCTGGTGCACAGCGCTGGCCTGGCGCTGCATGCGGTGATCGACAACGTACTCGACTTTTCGAAGCTCGAGGCGGACAAGCTGGTGCTGGATTGCGGCGCGTTCGACGTGGACGCTTTCTTCACCAACACCGTATCGTTGCTGGAGCCACAAGCCGCTTCGCGGGATGTTCGCCTGCACGTCGATGTCGATCCATGCTTGCCCACTAAGCTGGTGGGGGACTCCGGGCGGCTTCGCCAAATACTGCTCAACCTACTGTCGAATGCGGTGAAGTTTACGCAAAACGGCTCCGTGACAACCAGGGTCAAGCTGGTCGAGCGTCAGGATCACGATGCGCGCCTGCGGATCGAAGTCATCGATACAGGCGGTGGCATAGCCGAAGACAAGCTGGCGATGCTGTTCAATAGGTTCGTCCAGGCGACAGCTTCGGTCTCGCGTCATTACGGCGGGACGGGCCTCGGCCTTGCCATATCGCGGCAACTCGTGTCGCTTATGGGGGGCGAGATCGGCGTGACGAGCAAAATCGGCACGGGATCGACCTTCTGGTTTGAGATCACGCTTCCCATCGCCGATGCACTGGAAGGAAGCGAAAATGAAGTTCCAGCGCGGGGACCATTGTCGCTGACGGGTAAGCGGATCCTGGTGGTCGACGACGTCGATCTCAACCGCGAATTAATGCTTGCTATGTTGTCCCCATACGGCTGCACCGTGCAGTTGGCGGAAGATGGACTTGAGGCGCTTACAGTACTGGAGACGCAGAGCTTCGACCTTATCCTCATGGACTGCCAAATGCCGGTGATGGACGGCTTTGCCGCGACGCGGGCGATCCGTCAGCAGACCGGCGCCACCGCAAAGATGCCGATCGTTGCGCTGACGGCTAGCGCTCAGCCACAGCATTTGGCTCGGTGCCGCGCTGCCGGCATGAACGAACATCTGACAAAGCCCCTAAGCCCGAACGCTTTAGAGGAGGTGCTGCAACGCTATCTCGGCGAAACGGCGGAGAGCGAACCGGCGCCGGAGCCTGAGGGCGCTCCCAGAGCCAACCTAACGCTGCGCGAGCGCTATGCGGTTCGGCGGACGGCCACCCTCGAGGCGCTCGACGCGCTGATCCGCGCCGGCCGGTTTACGGACACCGAGGTGAGCGAAGTCGCGAAGATGGCGCACAATCTGGCCGGAACGGCGGGTATGTTCGGGGAGGCCGAACTTGGTGACGCTGCGGCGGAGCTTGATGCTGGAATTGGTTCTTGGCCGCATGAGGATCGCGCAGAACGGATCCGCGCGTCGTCCGACATGATGCACCAGATCGTGCGCAGAAGCGCCTGA
- a CDS encoding putative bifunctional diguanylate cyclase/phosphodiesterase, giving the protein MSRETDLDNRTWNTTRAEGALAELNSVQHRYEQMLANSATAAVCAGPDNLIVSWNTAAEQLFGYTAEQAIGQPLSIIIPPRLRSAHDAGLARAVQSGHARLAGHSVDILALHANGTEIPVDLSLSMWLEEGEPMFGALLRDIADRHSATQRLEHLANCDTLTSLPNRNALSERLAADVERVPCSLLLLDLDGFKHVNDSLGHSIGDQLLTAVAARLTGAVEAGAFVARLGGDEFAVLLTDCADPLRVDALTEQVFCALQHPFDLAGQSIYVSTSIGIAMSPKDGSDVEQLLSSADLALYSAKGSGGGVRTFFVRAMQNSSEQRHRLSSELRHALGNKEFELWYQPQVRLADHAISGFEALLRWRHPDHGLLAPQAFIEVLEESAIAEEVGDWIVEQACTAAAEWSHMGWGALRIGVNLFAAQLRSERLFEVVSSALKRHRLSPGQLELEITENTVLRHSNQSTKALRRLKALGVGIAFDDFGTGFASLSLLQRYPLTRLKIDRSFVARIDRKVGDAAIVNAIIRMAASLDLDVIAEGVETAEQEAALAELGCEEAQGYRYGHAMPSAEISATFLRRGAAAWI; this is encoded by the coding sequence ATGTCCCGGGAGACGGATTTGGACAACCGGACGTGGAATACGACTCGGGCCGAAGGCGCACTTGCTGAGTTAAACTCAGTTCAGCACCGCTATGAGCAGATGCTGGCGAACTCAGCGACTGCGGCGGTGTGTGCCGGGCCAGACAATCTGATCGTATCGTGGAACACGGCAGCCGAGCAGCTTTTCGGTTACACTGCCGAGCAAGCGATCGGCCAGCCGCTTTCAATCATCATTCCACCAAGGTTGAGATCCGCGCATGATGCTGGACTCGCCCGAGCGGTTCAGAGCGGGCATGCACGCCTCGCTGGGCATTCCGTTGATATCCTTGCGTTGCATGCAAATGGCACGGAGATCCCGGTCGACCTGTCGCTTTCCATGTGGCTTGAGGAGGGCGAGCCGATGTTCGGCGCTCTTTTGCGTGACATTGCGGATCGTCACTCCGCTACGCAACGGCTCGAACATCTCGCCAACTGTGATACCCTGACGTCCCTGCCGAACCGCAATGCACTAAGCGAGCGGCTTGCAGCAGATGTGGAACGAGTGCCGTGTTCGTTGCTGCTGCTTGATCTGGACGGCTTCAAGCACGTGAACGACAGCTTAGGTCACTCTATAGGCGACCAACTCCTCACAGCCGTAGCAGCCCGGTTGACGGGGGCCGTGGAAGCCGGCGCGTTCGTGGCTCGACTAGGCGGCGACGAGTTTGCGGTCTTACTTACCGATTGTGCAGACCCGCTGAGGGTAGATGCGCTTACAGAGCAAGTCTTTTGTGCCCTGCAGCATCCTTTCGATCTTGCCGGACAATCGATTTACGTAAGCACGAGCATCGGAATCGCGATGTCGCCCAAAGATGGGTCGGATGTAGAGCAGCTCCTCTCAAGCGCGGATCTGGCGCTTTATAGTGCGAAGGGCAGCGGCGGAGGGGTGCGAACTTTCTTCGTCCGCGCGATGCAGAACAGTTCGGAGCAGAGACATCGCTTAAGCTCAGAACTGCGGCATGCGCTGGGTAACAAGGAGTTTGAACTCTGGTACCAGCCTCAGGTCCGCTTGGCCGATCACGCTATCTCGGGATTTGAGGCACTGCTCCGGTGGCGCCATCCGGATCATGGGCTGCTTGCGCCACAAGCGTTTATCGAGGTGCTTGAGGAAAGCGCAATTGCCGAAGAGGTAGGCGATTGGATCGTAGAACAAGCGTGCACGGCGGCAGCCGAATGGAGCCATATGGGGTGGGGAGCACTGCGCATTGGGGTCAATCTTTTTGCAGCGCAACTACGTTCAGAGCGATTATTTGAAGTCGTATCATCAGCGCTCAAAAGGCACAGGCTGTCTCCTGGTCAGCTTGAACTTGAAATCACTGAAAACACTGTCCTCAGGCATAGCAACCAATCGACCAAGGCACTTAGGAGGCTGAAGGCTCTGGGCGTGGGTATCGCGTTTGACGATTTTGGCACGGGGTTCGCCTCCCTAAGCCTGTTGCAACGATATCCCCTTACACGTCTGAAAATCGACCGCAGCTTCGTGGCCCGGATTGACCGAAAGGTTGGCGACGCGGCTATTGTCAATGCCATCATCAGAATGGCGGCAAGCCTTGATCTAGATGTTATCGCCGAAGGGGTAGAGACGGCGGAACAGGAGGCGGCGTTAGCCGAGCTAGGTTGCGAAGAAGCGCAAGGATACCGCTACGGACATGCTATGCCATCTGCAGAAATCTCGGCGACGTTTCTCAGGCGCGGGGCCGCCGCGTGGATATAG
- a CDS encoding PAS domain S-box protein, with translation MASQAALGHPISDFVVADDLPEITAATAKLNAGEILSATVTVRIKRYDGTIVWTEITSRPIRSADSAELGERAVVIRDITERKILQEKLLAMAMKVLSV, from the coding sequence TTGGCCAGTCAGGCTGCGCTTGGCCATCCAATCAGTGACTTTGTCGTGGCGGATGATCTACCTGAAATTACTGCCGCGACGGCGAAGTTGAACGCAGGCGAGATATTGAGCGCCACCGTCACCGTTAGGATAAAGCGTTATGACGGAACGATCGTCTGGACGGAGATAACATCGCGTCCGATCAGGAGTGCTGACAGCGCCGAACTCGGTGAGCGGGCCGTGGTCATCCGCGATATCACCGAGCGCAAAATACTTCAAGAAAAGCTGCTAGCAATGGCCATGAAGGTGCTGTCAGTCTAA
- a CDS encoding IS6 family transposase, giving the protein MPRPRKPASPFRYFNSSPEVIRLVVMMYVRFPLSLRNVEDLLFERGIDICHETVRMWWNRFGPMFAGDIRRQRISRMRGFRHWRWHLDEMYVKLNGEMVYLWRAVDHEGEILESFITRTRDKEAALRFMKKALKRHGSPEAITTDGLRSYRAAMKELGNEQKQEVGRWANNRVENSHLSFRRRERAMLRFRRMKSLQKFASVHANVHNHFNLERHLVDRQTYKERRSAALAEWGQVAS; this is encoded by the coding sequence ATGCCTCGCCCCCGCAAGCCTGCCAGTCCGTTTCGCTACTTCAATTCATCACCCGAGGTGATCCGCCTGGTGGTCATGATGTACGTGCGTTTTCCGCTGTCGCTCCGCAATGTCGAGGACCTGCTGTTCGAGCGCGGTATCGACATTTGTCACGAGACGGTACGGATGTGGTGGAACCGGTTCGGGCCGATGTTTGCCGGCGACATTCGCCGGCAGCGTATTTCGCGAATGCGCGGTTTTCGGCACTGGCGCTGGCACCTCGACGAGATGTACGTGAAGCTAAATGGCGAGATGGTCTACCTCTGGCGAGCGGTCGATCACGAAGGCGAGATCCTCGAGAGCTTCATCACCAGGACCCGCGACAAGGAGGCAGCGCTACGCTTCATGAAGAAGGCGCTGAAGCGTCACGGCAGCCCGGAGGCGATCACCACCGACGGCCTGCGCTCTTATCGTGCAGCAATGAAAGAGCTGGGTAACGAGCAGAAGCAGGAGGTCGGACGCTGGGCCAACAACCGGGTTGAGAACAGCCACCTCTCGTTCCGAAGAAGGGAGCGAGCGATGCTCAGGTTCAGGCGGATGAAGTCGCTACAGAAGTTTGCCAGCGTGCACGCCAACGTCCACAACCACTTCAATCTCGAACGCCATCTCGTCGACCGCCAGACCTACAAGGAACGCCGCTCAGCCGCACTGGCTGAGTGGGGTCAGGTGGCGAGCTAG
- a CDS encoding response regulator — protein sequence MDSLGNIRILIVEDEYMLAKGLMRELQDLGAVVIGPEPTIAGALTRIADEAEVDIAILDVNLGGEISFPVAEALIARDIPFIFSSGYEDAITQERYPSVVKCDKPYVMTRMIKAIKSVI from the coding sequence ATGGATAGCCTAGGTAATATTCGAATTCTTATCGTTGAGGACGAATACATGCTCGCAAAAGGGCTTATGCGAGAACTCCAGGATCTAGGAGCAGTCGTCATCGGCCCCGAGCCAACGATAGCAGGCGCCCTTACTCGGATAGCCGACGAGGCTGAAGTTGATATTGCGATACTCGACGTTAATCTTGGAGGTGAGATCTCCTTTCCCGTTGCCGAGGCGTTGATAGCGCGTGATATTCCTTTCATATTCTCTAGCGGATATGAGGACGCGATCACTCAGGAGCGCTATCCATCTGTAGTGAAGTGCGACAAACCCTACGTTATGACGAGAATGATTAAGGCGATTAAGTCCGTTATCTGA
- a CDS encoding PAS domain-containing protein, whose translation MPDLLSMMKRQQALADFGDLAIQSENLDMILTEACRLVGEALGTARSKILEIQSNGSELLVRAGLGWQENIVGKLRLQMTDRSSETYSIKAAAPVITQDITREDRFDIPQFLKDARIVAFVNVPIFVPGGHPYGILQVDSTMPREFDNDDIQFLRTYSAVLGPVIDRLQLAEQRNIAEERRSADLAAMEELQRVSAELVGEHDAQSHYQRIVDSAAALMRSNAASTQTLDHATGRLQLMASRGFDPRSADFWKWVRGDTASSCGQALEAGERIVVSDIDRFEANQHDREAYRYSKIRSVQSTPLRAFSGRIVGMLSTHWHDRQEPIADDYRFFDVLARLSADLIERVQANDRLRESEDTLRQFGEASQDVLWLRDAETLQWQYLTPAFESIYGLSRDDALGGNNYRGWLELIVPEDRAIVEDAIRRIRQGERVTFDYRIRRPVDGGIRWLRDTDFPITDASGQIRVFGGVGHDLTELRETELRLRTLLDGIPHLVWQAVSPGEWSWASPQWTKYTGQSLSDSLGWGWLQALHPDDHETAKHAWAAAIEDDGFEVEYRIRRAETQSYHWFQTRGTPVWDDGGSISGWLGTSTDIDELRKLQVRQQVLVSELQHRTFNLMGMVRSMADETIRSSQSLADFKPKFRERVDALARVQRLLSRLEEGHRIFFDDLIKSELAAVGAFGEDSNDRVRLEGPGSVALRSSSVQTLAMAIHELTTNAVKYGALRQSSGRLYVGWRVERADSDGKPWLHVEWQETGVAMPASNAEPRGTGQGRSLIEEALPYQLQARTTYIMAPDGVKCSIALLASDQD comes from the coding sequence GTGCCAGATCTTCTGTCGATGATGAAGCGCCAGCAAGCTCTCGCGGACTTTGGTGATCTTGCCATACAGTCGGAGAATCTCGACATGATCCTAACCGAGGCTTGTCGGCTGGTGGGTGAAGCGCTCGGCACCGCACGCTCCAAGATTCTGGAGATTCAGAGCAACGGTAGCGAACTACTCGTCCGGGCGGGACTCGGGTGGCAGGAAAATATCGTCGGTAAATTGCGATTGCAGATGACCGATCGGTCCTCGGAAACTTACTCGATAAAAGCTGCCGCGCCGGTGATCACTCAAGATATCACGCGCGAGGACCGCTTTGACATACCGCAATTCCTTAAAGATGCTCGAATCGTTGCTTTCGTGAACGTCCCAATCTTCGTGCCTGGCGGGCACCCATACGGTATCCTGCAGGTCGATAGCACTATGCCGCGCGAGTTCGACAATGACGACATTCAGTTCTTGCGGACCTACTCCGCCGTCTTGGGACCGGTGATCGACCGTCTCCAATTGGCAGAACAACGGAATATCGCGGAGGAGCGCCGGTCCGCAGACCTCGCGGCTATGGAAGAACTGCAACGGGTTAGTGCCGAACTGGTGGGCGAACACGATGCGCAGTCACACTATCAGCGCATCGTGGATTCCGCTGCAGCTCTAATGAGGTCCAATGCCGCCAGCACCCAGACACTGGATCACGCGACGGGCAGGCTTCAATTGATGGCATCGCGCGGATTTGATCCGCGGTCGGCCGACTTTTGGAAATGGGTTCGTGGCGATACAGCCAGCTCCTGTGGGCAAGCGCTTGAAGCCGGCGAACGCATCGTTGTTTCAGACATTGACCGGTTTGAGGCCAATCAACATGATCGCGAGGCTTACCGGTACTCGAAAATCCGCTCTGTTCAGTCGACACCGCTGCGGGCGTTCAGCGGTCGGATCGTTGGGATGCTATCCACCCACTGGCACGACCGACAAGAGCCCATAGCAGACGACTATCGCTTCTTCGACGTGTTAGCTCGACTGTCGGCGGATCTCATCGAACGCGTGCAAGCAAACGATCGATTACGCGAGAGTGAAGATACGCTTCGACAATTCGGGGAGGCGTCACAAGATGTCTTATGGCTCCGTGATGCGGAAACATTACAGTGGCAGTATCTCACCCCAGCCTTCGAGTCGATATATGGATTAAGCCGTGACGACGCTCTCGGCGGCAACAATTATCGGGGCTGGCTCGAACTGATCGTCCCGGAAGATCGTGCGATAGTTGAGGATGCTATACGGCGCATTCGTCAAGGTGAGCGGGTCACCTTCGACTATCGTATTCGGCGACCCGTCGATGGTGGTATCCGCTGGCTCCGCGACACGGACTTTCCTATTACTGATGCATCCGGCCAAATAAGGGTGTTTGGTGGGGTAGGGCATGACTTGACGGAGCTACGAGAGACCGAGCTTCGCCTCCGGACTTTGCTCGATGGCATTCCCCACCTGGTTTGGCAGGCGGTAAGTCCAGGGGAATGGAGCTGGGCAAGCCCGCAATGGACGAAGTACACCGGGCAGTCACTATCCGATAGTCTGGGCTGGGGTTGGCTGCAGGCGCTTCACCCGGATGATCATGAAACGGCAAAACATGCGTGGGCGGCGGCGATCGAAGATGACGGCTTTGAAGTGGAATACCGCATTCGGCGAGCTGAGACGCAGAGCTATCACTGGTTTCAGACGCGCGGGACCCCTGTGTGGGATGATGGCGGATCCATCAGCGGGTGGCTTGGCACATCGACCGACATCGACGAGCTTCGCAAGCTGCAGGTACGTCAGCAGGTACTCGTTTCTGAGCTACAACACCGAACTTTTAACCTTATGGGGATGGTTCGGAGCATGGCGGACGAAACAATCCGCTCAAGCCAAAGCCTCGCCGACTTCAAGCCCAAATTTCGCGAACGGGTAGATGCGCTTGCGCGGGTCCAGCGGCTGCTCTCGCGGTTGGAGGAAGGGCATCGCATATTCTTCGACGACTTGATTAAAAGCGAATTGGCTGCAGTTGGGGCGTTTGGTGAGGACAGCAACGATCGTGTCAGACTTGAAGGTCCCGGCAGTGTAGCACTGCGCTCAAGCAGCGTCCAAACGCTAGCGATGGCGATCCACGAGTTGACCACAAACGCAGTTAAATATGGAGCGCTCAGGCAATCGAGCGGCCGCTTATATGTAGGTTGGCGGGTAGAGCGAGCTGATAGCGACGGGAAGCCATGGCTGCACGTAGAGTGGCAGGAGACGGGGGTTGCCATGCCAGCCAGCAATGCGGAACCTCGCGGCACAGGCCAGGGGCGCAGTCTAATAGAGGAAGCGCTGCCTTATCAGCTTCAAGCACGCACGACATACATTATGGCGCCTGATGGGGTTAAGTGCTCGATAGCGCTGCTCGCGTCAGACCAAGATTAG